From Spartinivicinus ruber, the proteins below share one genomic window:
- the coaD gene encoding pantetheine-phosphate adenylyltransferase: MNTVVYPGTFDPITKGHTDLIERAAKLFDQVVIAVAESPKKKPIFSLDHRVCLAKEVTSGLKNVEVCGFNNLLADFVQERKANVILRGLRAVSDFEYEFQLANMNRILAPSVESLFLTPSEKYSYISSTLVREIAALGGDVSKFVHPCVEKALKGCFEPHKQ, translated from the coding sequence ATGAATACCGTTGTCTACCCAGGTACATTTGATCCGATTACCAAAGGTCATACCGATTTGATAGAGCGGGCTGCCAAACTGTTTGACCAAGTTGTTATTGCTGTAGCAGAAAGCCCAAAAAAGAAGCCTATCTTTTCCCTAGACCATCGGGTTTGCTTGGCCAAAGAGGTAACCAGTGGCCTGAAGAATGTGGAGGTGTGTGGTTTTAATAATCTATTGGCTGACTTTGTGCAGGAGCGTAAAGCTAATGTCATCTTGAGAGGGCTAAGGGCTGTTTCGGATTTTGAGTATGAATTTCAGCTGGCCAATATGAACCGTATCTTGGCCCCTAGTGTAGAGAGCTTATTTTTAACCCCTTCAGAAAAATACTCTTACATTTCCTCAACTTTAGTCAGAGAAATTGCCGCGTTAGGTGGAGATGTTTCCAAGTTTGTGCACCCTTGTGTTGAGAAAGCACTGAAAGGCTGTTTTGAGCCTCATAAACAATAG
- the mutM gene encoding bifunctional DNA-formamidopyrimidine glycosylase/DNA-(apurinic or apyrimidinic site) lyase — protein MPELPEVETTRRGVSPHIVGSNVKQVVIREHRLRWPVPAALPKLLTGSKLISLERRAKYLLFGFSQGTLIIHLGMSGSLRIVSPDQPVAKHDHADFIFSNGQILRFTDPRKFGAILWADNTTPINEHQLLGHLGPEPLTNQFDGNLLFELSRKRSLAVKQFIMDNQVVVGVGNIYANEALFKAGIKPDRKAGSISRQRYLRLATEIKHVLVAAIKQGGTTLKDFVGGDGKPGYFKQELSVYGRGGEACLICGKTLVEIKLGQRATVYCQRCQS, from the coding sequence ATGCCAGAGTTACCAGAAGTTGAAACAACCCGTCGAGGCGTAAGTCCTCATATTGTTGGTAGTAATGTTAAACAAGTGGTTATTAGAGAGCATCGCCTCCGCTGGCCTGTTCCGGCTGCTTTGCCGAAGCTGCTCACAGGTTCTAAACTAATCAGCTTAGAGCGTCGAGCTAAATATTTATTGTTTGGCTTCTCTCAGGGCACCTTGATTATTCATTTAGGTATGTCTGGCAGTTTGCGCATTGTCTCTCCTGACCAGCCAGTCGCTAAACACGATCACGCTGATTTTATATTTAGTAACGGGCAAATTTTGCGATTTACCGATCCCAGAAAATTTGGCGCTATTTTATGGGCCGATAACACTACCCCCATTAATGAACACCAACTCTTAGGCCACCTTGGTCCAGAACCCCTCACCAATCAGTTTGATGGCAACTTATTATTTGAGCTTTCCAGAAAGCGATCATTGGCCGTTAAGCAATTTATTATGGATAACCAAGTAGTGGTTGGGGTTGGAAATATTTATGCCAATGAAGCTTTATTTAAAGCCGGCATAAAGCCAGACAGAAAAGCTGGCAGTATTTCTCGCCAACGTTATCTTCGCCTAGCCACAGAAATTAAACATGTATTAGTCGCAGCCATAAAACAAGGGGGAACCACCTTAAAAGACTTTGTTGGCGGCGATGGAAAACCAGGCTACTTCAAACAAGAGTTATCTGTATATGGCCGAGGCGGCGAAGCTTGTCTAATCTGTGGTAAGACATTAGTAGAGATTAAGCTTGGACAGCGTGCAACTGTATACTGTCAACGCTGTCAGAGTTAG
- a CDS encoding TetR/AcrR family transcriptional regulator: MAKPKTQDKIISASLTLFNEQGERNVTTNHIASHLGISPGNLYYHFKNKQEIIYQIYLQYENDLQKILVLPHGRSITLADKQDYLTQVAQCMWYYRFFHRDLEHLLSSDPKLHERYKQFSRFCLQSAEAIYEALRTAGYIRASDCQLKALSNHCWITMTSWIGFLRTAVLSNSNSLTKQWIHESIFQIMAIEQAFFTEKALCELKILPELTSPSLLFEAIDAVPMDH; the protein is encoded by the coding sequence GTGGCAAAGCCTAAAACACAAGATAAGATCATTAGTGCCAGCTTGACTCTCTTTAATGAACAGGGGGAGCGCAATGTAACGACAAACCATATTGCCTCTCACTTAGGCATCTCACCAGGAAACTTGTATTATCACTTCAAGAATAAGCAGGAAATCATTTATCAGATATATCTTCAATATGAGAATGACTTACAGAAAATTTTAGTATTACCACATGGCCGCTCCATCACACTTGCAGACAAGCAAGATTACCTGACACAAGTTGCACAATGTATGTGGTATTACCGTTTTTTTCACCGAGACCTGGAGCACTTGCTATCTTCTGACCCCAAACTACATGAGCGATACAAACAGTTTTCTCGGTTTTGTTTACAGTCAGCAGAAGCGATTTACGAAGCACTGCGCACAGCAGGTTATATTAGAGCCAGTGATTGTCAATTAAAGGCATTAAGTAATCACTGCTGGATTACTATGACTTCATGGATTGGCTTTTTACGAACAGCAGTTTTGTCAAACTCCAATAGCTTAACCAAACAATGGATTCATGAAAGTATTTTTCAAATTATGGCTATTGAGCAGGCCTTTTTCACTGAGAAAGCTTTATGTGAACTTAAAATACTTCCAGAGCTAACCTCTCCATCTTTACTATTTGAGGCAATAGATGCAGTACCGATGGATCATTGA
- a CDS encoding coniferyl aldehyde dehydrogenase, protein MATPAAQMSSATELNPLLDQLRVLQNGFQKQPMPKALERIEWLAKLKQVLLSAQDQLIAALNEDFGNRAAAETMLGEIMPSIQGINYAMKHLKRWMKPSKRHVGLQLQPAKAKVIYQPVGVIGIIVPWNYPVYLAIGPLTTALAAGNRAYLKLSEYTPKTSALLAELLTNNFPNDLVAVATGDAQVGISFSKLPFDHLLFTGSTQVGHAVMAAAAQNLTPVTLELGGKSPVIIDQDFPIAEAAERICFGKAFNAGQTCVAPDYILLPKSQENDFINAFKAHFSKMYSGNQQHYSCIINERQHQRLQDWLADATKQGATVHKVESVVEDANKGHMTMHLVANTKPGMKLRQQEIFGPILPIVGYKNLDEAIELINAGSRPLALYYFGFDQQRQEKVLTHTHSGGVCINDTMMHVAVDDLPFGGIGHSGMGQYHGHEGFLTFSKAKPVFSKGKFNGAKLVYPPYKQLILKLLYRLFVR, encoded by the coding sequence ATGGCTACACCTGCTGCTCAAATGAGCTCAGCAACAGAGCTTAACCCTTTACTTGATCAACTCCGAGTGCTACAGAATGGGTTTCAAAAACAACCGATGCCAAAGGCCTTGGAGCGGATTGAATGGCTTGCCAAACTAAAGCAAGTACTGTTAAGTGCTCAGGATCAGCTGATTGCAGCGTTAAATGAAGACTTTGGTAATCGAGCAGCAGCAGAAACCATGCTGGGTGAAATCATGCCAAGTATTCAGGGCATTAATTATGCGATGAAGCACTTAAAGCGTTGGATGAAACCAAGCAAACGTCATGTGGGACTACAGTTGCAGCCAGCGAAAGCAAAAGTCATTTATCAGCCAGTGGGTGTTATTGGAATTATTGTACCTTGGAATTACCCGGTTTATTTAGCTATAGGGCCTTTAACAACCGCGCTGGCTGCGGGCAATCGAGCTTACTTGAAGCTTTCCGAATATACACCAAAAACCTCAGCATTATTGGCTGAGTTGTTAACCAATAACTTCCCTAATGATTTAGTTGCTGTTGCCACGGGTGATGCTCAAGTAGGGATTAGTTTTTCCAAATTGCCTTTTGATCATTTGTTATTTACCGGCTCAACTCAGGTGGGCCATGCGGTAATGGCGGCAGCGGCACAAAACCTTACCCCAGTAACATTAGAGTTGGGTGGTAAGTCACCGGTTATTATTGACCAGGATTTTCCCATTGCAGAGGCCGCTGAGCGAATTTGTTTTGGAAAGGCTTTTAATGCAGGGCAAACCTGTGTAGCTCCTGATTATATTTTATTGCCAAAATCGCAGGAAAACGATTTTATTAACGCTTTTAAAGCTCACTTCAGTAAAATGTATAGCGGCAATCAGCAGCACTACAGTTGTATTATTAATGAAAGGCAGCATCAGCGTTTGCAGGACTGGTTAGCAGATGCTACTAAGCAAGGTGCCACAGTGCATAAAGTGGAGAGTGTGGTTGAAGATGCTAATAAAGGCCACATGACGATGCATTTGGTTGCTAATACCAAACCTGGGATGAAGTTAAGACAGCAGGAAATCTTTGGGCCGATTCTGCCAATAGTAGGTTATAAAAACCTTGATGAAGCAATCGAGTTAATTAATGCTGGGTCTCGACCACTCGCCCTTTATTATTTTGGTTTTGATCAACAAAGACAGGAAAAAGTGCTGACCCATACCCACTCAGGAGGGGTATGTATTAACGATACCATGATGCATGTGGCAGTAGATGATTTACCTTTCGGTGGTATTGGTCATTCAGGAATGGGGCAATATCATGGACATGAAGGATTTCTTACATTTTCCAAAGCTAAACCTGTGTTTAGCAAAGGTAAATTTAATGGGGCTAAGTTGGTTTATCCGCCATATAAACAACTAATTTTAAAATTGTTATACCGATTATTTGTTAGATAA
- a CDS encoding YfhL family 4Fe-4S dicluster ferredoxin has product MALLITDECINCDVCEPECPNSAISPGEEIYEIDPMLCTECVGHYDEPQCQQVCPVDCIPHDPDHQESHDELMQKYMIITGQAS; this is encoded by the coding sequence ATGGCATTACTGATTACTGATGAGTGTATAAACTGCGATGTTTGTGAGCCAGAGTGCCCAAACAGTGCTATTTCTCCTGGCGAAGAAATTTATGAGATAGACCCAATGCTGTGCACTGAGTGTGTGGGGCATTATGATGAACCACAGTGCCAACAGGTATGTCCGGTTGACTGCATTCCCCATGATCCTGATCATCAGGAAAGTCATGATGAGTTAATGCAAAAGTATATGATTATTACTGGGCAGGCCAGTTAA
- a CDS encoding GMC family oxidoreductase: MTISDPIQQGIKQGWQVVNGLKVTKPLVFEADVVIIGTGAGGGIAAETLSNAGLTVLMVEEGLLRSSNDFNMDEHVAYGELYQEGGGRTTKDGAITIMQGKAVGGTTVVNWTSSFHMPEATLQYWQDQFTVAGINSSTLAPWYQYIEKRLNIGPWDVPPNANNAVLKLGCEKLGYQVASIPRNVKGCWNLGYCGTGCPTNAKQSMLVTTIPAALENNATLLYATVAQRFNWKQSQVNELICYPLKQVNGVLNKQAPITIKAKHYLIAAGAIGSPAILMRSNVPDPYRRIGLRTFLHPVTMSVAQMPQEVAGYAGAPQSIYSDHFQWPDDDQMGFKLEVPPLQPVLASVLMKKTGDALRQRMLKLPYTQVLLALLRDGFHSESQGGRVILHNDGTPILDYPLTPYIWKAVKHSLLTMAEIQFAAGAKQVFPAHIDSTLSNSWHEVKEQINRLDLVSYKTLLGSAHVMGGCGMGETPYNSVVNSQCRFHHFDNLSILDGSVFPTSIGANPQLSIYALSALQSNQLANELTKSKSNS, translated from the coding sequence ATGACAATTTCTGATCCAATTCAACAAGGTATAAAGCAAGGCTGGCAGGTGGTTAATGGGCTAAAAGTGACCAAGCCGTTAGTCTTTGAAGCAGATGTAGTTATTATCGGTACAGGTGCTGGTGGAGGTATTGCGGCGGAAACTCTCAGTAATGCTGGTTTAACTGTGCTGATGGTTGAGGAAGGGCTGCTTCGGTCGTCTAATGATTTTAATATGGACGAGCATGTTGCTTATGGCGAGTTGTATCAGGAAGGAGGTGGGCGAACCACCAAAGATGGTGCGATTACCATTATGCAAGGTAAAGCGGTGGGTGGGACCACAGTAGTTAACTGGACTTCTAGTTTTCATATGCCAGAAGCAACCCTTCAGTATTGGCAGGATCAGTTTACTGTAGCTGGCATTAACTCCAGTACTTTAGCCCCTTGGTACCAATATATTGAAAAGCGTTTGAATATTGGTCCCTGGGATGTGCCACCAAATGCCAATAATGCTGTATTGAAATTAGGTTGTGAAAAGCTGGGTTATCAAGTAGCCAGTATTCCACGTAATGTTAAAGGTTGTTGGAATTTAGGTTATTGCGGCACGGGCTGCCCCACTAATGCAAAGCAGTCGATGCTGGTGACAACTATCCCAGCCGCTTTGGAAAATAACGCCACTTTATTATATGCCACAGTCGCCCAGCGCTTTAACTGGAAGCAAAGCCAAGTCAATGAACTAATTTGTTATCCATTAAAACAGGTTAATGGTGTTTTAAATAAACAGGCACCTATTACCATTAAGGCTAAGCATTATTTAATCGCAGCTGGGGCAATTGGCAGCCCAGCTATTCTAATGCGTTCCAATGTGCCTGATCCTTACCGCCGAATTGGTTTGCGAACATTTCTACACCCAGTGACGATGAGTGTTGCCCAAATGCCTCAGGAAGTTGCAGGTTATGCTGGCGCTCCTCAATCTATTTATTCTGATCATTTTCAATGGCCTGATGATGACCAAATGGGCTTTAAACTGGAAGTACCGCCTTTACAACCTGTATTGGCCTCTGTATTAATGAAGAAGACAGGTGATGCGTTACGTCAGCGTATGTTAAAACTGCCGTATACTCAGGTGCTATTGGCATTATTAAGAGATGGTTTTCACTCTGAAAGTCAGGGTGGCAGGGTAATATTACACAATGATGGTACTCCGATATTAGATTATCCACTTACTCCTTATATTTGGAAGGCAGTTAAGCATTCGCTGTTAACCATGGCAGAAATACAGTTTGCAGCAGGTGCAAAACAAGTGTTTCCTGCTCATATTGACTCTACTTTGAGTAATAGTTGGCATGAAGTTAAAGAGCAAATTAATAGGTTAGACCTTGTGTCTTATAAGACTTTATTAGGCTCTGCTCATGTGATGGGAGGCTGTGGAATGGGGGAGACCCCCTACAATAGTGTAGTGAATAGCCAGTGCCGTTTTCATCATTTTGATAATTTATCTATCCTAGATGGTTCAGTATTTCCCACCAGTATTGGCGCTAATCCACAGTTGTCGATTTATGCGCTTAGTGCATTACAGTCCAACCAGCTGGCAAATGAGTTGACGAAATCAAAAAGCAACAGCTGA